TGCAGGACCTGGGCATGAACCTGGACATCCAGTCCATGGACTGGGCCACGGAAACCGCGCGCCGCGCCAGCAAGAATCCGGTGGACAAGGGCGGCTGGAGCATCTACCTGTCGTCGGCGGCCGACTACAACGTGAACTCGCCGATCAACAACACCTACCTGGGCGCGGCCTGCGGCAACAGCCTGCCCGGCTGGCCCTGCGACAAGCCGCTGGACGAGCTGCGCGCGCAGTGGATCGCCGCCACCGACCCCGCGCAGCGCAAGCAACTGCTGGACAAGTTCCAGGAGCGCGCCTACGAGGCCATCCCCTACATCGCCGTCGGCCAGTACAACCGCGTACACGCGGTGCGCAAGTCCGTGCAGCACAGCGACCTGCTGTGGGGCCTGCCCAATGTGTGGGTGCTGGACAAATAATATGGCCTATGTGATACGGCGCGTACTCGCCACCCTGCCCGTCATGGCGGTGGTGGCGGTGATCGTCTTCCTGCTCATCCACCTGTCGCCCGGCGATCCGGCGGCCCTGATCGCCGGCGACCTGGCGACGGCCGAAGACATCCAGCGCCTGCACGTGGCGCTGGGCCTGGACCAGCCCCTGTGGCAGCAGTTCTTCCTGTGGGCGGGCAAGTTGCTGCGCGGCGATCTCGGCACGTCGCTGTTCACGCAGGTGCCCGTCACCAGCCTGCTGGCGCAGCGCCTGGAGCCCACGCTGTCGATCGCGTTGCTGACCATGGGCCTGTCCATCGTCGTCGCCATCCCGCTGGGCGTGTTGGCCGCATACCGCGCCGGCACGTGGATAGACCGCCTGGTGATGGTCTTCGCGGTGCTGGCTTTTTCCGTGCCGGTCTTCCTGGTCGGCTATCTGCTGATCTACGGCTTCGCCGTGCAGCTGCACTGGCTGCCGGTGCAAGGCTACACACGCCTGGCCAGCGGGCCATGGCCATGGCTGCGCAGCCTGATCCTGCCCTGCGTGAACCTGGCCCTGGTGTATATCGCGCTGATCACGCGCATGACCCGCGCCACCGTGCTCGAAGTGCTGCATGAAGACTACATCCGCACGGCCCGCGCCAAGGGTCTGGGCGTGCTGCCGGTGCTGGGCCACGCCCTGCGCAACGCCGCGATTCCCATCGCCACCACGGTGGGCGTGGGCATCGCGCTGTTGATAGGCGGCGTGGTGGTCACCGAAACCGTCTTCGCGATTCCGGGCATAGGCCGGCTCGTGATCGACTCGGTCCAGCACCACGACTATCCCGTGATCCAGAGCGTGCTGCTGCTGTCGGCCGGCGTCTACGTACTGATCAACCTGCTGATCGACCTGAGCTACCGCCTGTTCGATCCACGCATACGCTATTGAAGCGGCTCCAGGAACACAATGTCCGAAAACACTTCCACGACGTCGGCGGTCGATGCGCTGGATCCGCGCCAGCCCGGCCCGCCGCTTGCCGCAGCCGCCGTCGACGCGCCCCCCTCGCTGCGCTGGCGCTGGCTGCGCAAGCACCCGACGCTGGTCCTGGGTATCGCCTTGCTGATGGCCGTCGCCGCGCTTGCGCTGGCGGCGCCCTGGATCGCCACGCACAATCCCACCGCCATCAATCCCCTGCAACGCCTTAAGCCGCCATCGGCGGAGCACTGGTTCGGCACCGATGCGCTGGGCCGCGACGTCTTCAGCCGCGCGGTGTGGGGCGGCCGGGTCTCGCTCATCGTGGCGATCTCCGTGGCCGCGCTGGCGACGGTGCTGGGCGTGGCGCTGGGACTGATGGCGGGCTTCATGCGCTGGGCCGATTCCATCATCATGCGCATCATGGACGGCATGATGGCCATCCCGGACATCCTGCTGGCGATCGCCCTGATGGCGGTCATCCGCGCCAGCCTGTCCACGGTCATCCTGGCCATCACCATACCGCAGGTGCCGCGCGTGGTCCGGCTGGTGCGCTCGCTCGCCCTGACGCTGCGCGAGCAGTTGTTCGTCGAAGCCGCGCATGCCATCGGGACGCGCCTGCCGGTGATCCTGGTGCGCCATGTCCTGCCCAATATCGTGACGCCGCTGGTGGTGCAGGCCACTTTCATCGCCGCCACCGCGGTACTGACCGAAGCCGTGCTGTCCTTCCTGGGCGTGGGCGTGCCCGCGCAGGTACCCAGCTGGGGCAACATGATGGCCGAAGGCCGCAACTTCGTGGCGGTGGCCTTCACCGTCATCCTGTACCCGGGCGCGCTGCTGGCCCTGACGGTGCTGGCGATCAACATGGTCGGCGACGGCTTGCGCGACGCGCTCGATCCGCGCCTGGCGAACCAACTCTGAAGGAATGGCAACGACATGACTGAACAAACGTCGTCCGCGCCGGTCCTGCTGGACGTGGACAATCTTTCGACCTGGTTCGACACGGTGGCCGGGACGGTGAAGTCCGTCAACGGCGTGTCCTATCAGGTGCGCGCCGGCCAGACGCTGGGCGTGGTCGGGGAATCCGGCTGCGGCAAGAGCGTGACCGCGCTTTCCATCATGCGGCTGCTATCCATGCCGCCCGCGCGTTTCGCCGGCGGCGCGGTGCGCTATCGCGGCACCAATCTGCTGGAGCTGAGCGAAAAGCAGATGCGCGCCATCCGCGGCAACCGGATTTCCATGATCTTCCAGGAGCCGATGACGTCGTTGAATCCGGTGTTGACGGTGGGGCGGCAGATCGCCGAAACCGTCATGCTGCACCAGAAGGTGGGCAGGCGCGAAGCGCTGGCGCGCGCCACCGAAATGCTGCGGCTGGTGCAGATCGCCGAGCCGGAACGGCGCGTGAACGAGTATCCCCACCAGTTGTCCGGCGGGATGCGCCAGCGCGTGATGATCGCGCTGGCCCTGTCCTGCAATCCGGAAGTGCTGATCGCCGACGAGCCCACCACGGCGCTGGACGTCACCATACAGGCGCAGATCCTGGAGCTGCTGCGCGGCCTGCAGGAAAAACTGGGCATGGGCATCGTCATGATCACCCACGACCTGGGCGTGGTGGCCGAATGCTGCCACCGGGTGGTGGTCATGTATGCGGGCCGCAAGGTGGAAGAAGCGCCGGTGGCCGAGCTGTTCGACCGTCCGCTGCATCCCTATACGCGCGCCCTGATGGCCTCCATGCCGTCGATGAACCACGCGGGGCGCCTGACCGAGATTCCCGGCATGGTGCCGCCGCCGACCCAGCTCGGCACGGGTTGCAGCTTTGCCCCGCGCTGCGCGTACGCCAGCGACCGCTGCCGGCGCGAAACGCCGCCCCTGCGTCCGCTGGGCGGCGATCACGTGGTGGCCTGTTTCCATGCGGAGCAGGTCGAAGCCACCGTCACGGAAGGAGCGACGGCATGAACAACGCCACGATGACCACGTCGCCGGCGGACGCTCCGCGCGCCGCCGGCACACCGGCTGGCGCCCCGGCCGCCGCGGTGGCCAACCCGGGCGCGCCGCTGCTGCAGGTGCGCGACCTGGTCAAGCATTACCCCGGCTCGTCCAGTTGGCTGGGCCGCAAGCGCCCCACCGTGCAGGCGGTCGACGGCGTGTCCTTCGACCTGGCGCGCGGCGAAACCCTGGCGCTGGTGGGCGAGTCCGGCTGCGGCAAGACCACCACCGGCAAATCCATCCTGCGGCTGATCGAACCCACCTCCGGTTCCGTCAAGCTGGATGGCGAGGACATCGCCCGGCTGGATATCGCGCACATGCGCGAACGGCGCCGCGACATGCAGATCATCTTCCAGGACCCCTATGCGTCGCTGAATCCACGCATGAAGGCCGGTGCCATCGTGGCCGAGCCGATGCGCAATTTCAGCGGCGTGCCGGGCCACGCCGCGCGCGAACGCGAAGAACGGGTGGCATGGCTGTTCTCCAAGGTGGGCCTGCGTCCGGAAGCCATGAAGAAGTTTCCGCACGAGTTCTCCGGCGGCCAGCGCCAGCGCCTGGGTATCGCCCGGGCCTTGGCGCTGCGCCCCAAGCTGATCGTCTGCGACGAACCGGTGTCGGCGCTGGACGTATCGGTGCAGGCGCAGGTCATCAACCTGCTGACCGACCTGCAGGCGGAATTCGGCATCGCCTATCTGTTCGTCGCGCACGATC
This genomic interval from Bordetella genomosp. 8 contains the following:
- a CDS encoding ABC transporter permease — encoded protein: MAYVIRRVLATLPVMAVVAVIVFLLIHLSPGDPAALIAGDLATAEDIQRLHVALGLDQPLWQQFFLWAGKLLRGDLGTSLFTQVPVTSLLAQRLEPTLSIALLTMGLSIVVAIPLGVLAAYRAGTWIDRLVMVFAVLAFSVPVFLVGYLLIYGFAVQLHWLPVQGYTRLASGPWPWLRSLILPCVNLALVYIALITRMTRATVLEVLHEDYIRTARAKGLGVLPVLGHALRNAAIPIATTVGVGIALLIGGVVVTETVFAIPGIGRLVIDSVQHHDYPVIQSVLLLSAGVYVLINLLIDLSYRLFDPRIRY
- a CDS encoding ABC transporter permease, which gives rise to MSENTSTTSAVDALDPRQPGPPLAAAAVDAPPSLRWRWLRKHPTLVLGIALLMAVAALALAAPWIATHNPTAINPLQRLKPPSAEHWFGTDALGRDVFSRAVWGGRVSLIVAISVAALATVLGVALGLMAGFMRWADSIIMRIMDGMMAIPDILLAIALMAVIRASLSTVILAITIPQVPRVVRLVRSLALTLREQLFVEAAHAIGTRLPVILVRHVLPNIVTPLVVQATFIAATAVLTEAVLSFLGVGVPAQVPSWGNMMAEGRNFVAVAFTVILYPGALLALTVLAINMVGDGLRDALDPRLANQL
- a CDS encoding ABC transporter ATP-binding protein, whose translation is MTEQTSSAPVLLDVDNLSTWFDTVAGTVKSVNGVSYQVRAGQTLGVVGESGCGKSVTALSIMRLLSMPPARFAGGAVRYRGTNLLELSEKQMRAIRGNRISMIFQEPMTSLNPVLTVGRQIAETVMLHQKVGRREALARATEMLRLVQIAEPERRVNEYPHQLSGGMRQRVMIALALSCNPEVLIADEPTTALDVTIQAQILELLRGLQEKLGMGIVMITHDLGVVAECCHRVVVMYAGRKVEEAPVAELFDRPLHPYTRALMASMPSMNHAGRLTEIPGMVPPPTQLGTGCSFAPRCAYASDRCRRETPPLRPLGGDHVVACFHAEQVEATVTEGATA
- a CDS encoding ABC transporter ATP-binding protein, which translates into the protein MNNATMTTSPADAPRAAGTPAGAPAAAVANPGAPLLQVRDLVKHYPGSSSWLGRKRPTVQAVDGVSFDLARGETLALVGESGCGKTTTGKSILRLIEPTSGSVKLDGEDIARLDIAHMRERRRDMQIIFQDPYASLNPRMKAGAIVAEPMRNFSGVPGHAAREREERVAWLFSKVGLRPEAMKKFPHEFSGGQRQRLGIARALALRPKLIVCDEPVSALDVSVQAQVINLLTDLQAEFGIAYLFVAHDLAVVRHISHRVAVMYLGQVVELADRDTLFAQPRHPYTEILLSAVPVPNPHVRSQRKLLRGDPPSPANPPSGCRFHTRCPLAQDICKRERPALTPRPVPDGAPGATQLVACHFR